The proteins below come from a single Rosa rugosa chromosome 2, drRosRugo1.1, whole genome shotgun sequence genomic window:
- the LOC133734523 gene encoding peroxidase A2-like, with protein MPSSLYHCAMATTSTAVFFALLILLCAGGYGEAQLTPTFYNEACPDVNLTSIVRGVIQEALQTDPRIAASLIRLHFHDCFVNGCDASILLDNSSSVDGIDSEKAAFPNVNSARGFDVVDKIKTALENACPSTVSCADILAIAAEESVSLSGGPSWTVLLGRRDGTTANRTAANEALPAPTSNLDALKSKFSAVGLNTTDLVALSGAHTFGRAQCQFFTDRLYNFNNTGSPDQTLNSTYIETLSDICPQNGNGSVLANFDPSTPDGFDSNYFSNLQVHKGLLQSDQELFSTSGADTIDIVNNFSVNQTTFFESFVESMIKMGNISLLTGTDGEIRLNCSRVNEDSFGSSAALLAEY; from the exons ATGCCTTCTTCTCTATATCACTGTGCAATGGCAACTACTAGTACTGCAGTTTTCTTTGCGTTGTTGATCTTATTGTGTGCAGGAGGATATGGTGAGGCTCAGCTGACCCCGACGTTCTACAATGAAGCATGCCCCGATGTGAATCTCACTAGCATTGTCCGTGGAGTCATTCAGGAAGCTTTGCAGACGGATCCACGTATCGCTGCAAGCCTCATTAGGCTTCACTTCCATGATTGCTTTGTCAAT GGTTGTGATGCATCAATTTTGCTGGACAACAGTAGCAGTGTCGATGGCATTGACAGCGAGAAAGCAGCCTTTCCGAATGTCAATTCAGCGAGAGGATTTGATGTTGTGGACAAGATTAAGACTGCATTGGAGAATGCTTGTCCCAGCACGGTTTCTTGTGCTGATATTCTTGCCATTGCAGCAGAAGAGTCTGTTTCTTTG TCTGGAGGCCCCTCATGGACAGTCCTACTAGGAAGAAGGGATGGAACAACAGCAAACCGAACCGCCGCTAATGAAGCCCTTCCAGCTCCCACTTCAAACCTTGATGCACTCAAGTCCAAGTTCTCAGCTGTAGGCCTAAACACCACCGATCTGGTTGCACTATCCG GTGCTCACACATTTGGACGCGCCCAGTGTCAGTTTTTCACTGATCGATTATACAACTTCAACAACACAGGGAGTCCTGACCAAACCTTAAACTCGACCTACATAGAAACCTTGAGTGACATATGCCCACAAAATGGGAATGGGAGTGTCCTGGCCAATTTTGATCCCTCAACACCTGATGGTTTCGACAGCAACTATTTCTCTAACCTTCAAGTTCATAAGGGTCTACTCCAAAGCGACCAAGAGCTGTTTTCGACTAGCGGGGCTGATACCATTGACATAGTTAACAACTTCAGCGTTAATCAGACCACATTCTTTGAGAGCTTTGTGGAATCGATGATTAAAATGGGGAATATAAGCCTCTTGACAGGAACTGATGGAGAGATTCGATTGAACTGCAGTAGGGTTAACGAAGATTCATTTGGATCATCTGCTGCTTTGCTAGCTGAGTACTAA
- the LOC133728083 gene encoding uncharacterized protein LOC133728083, with amino-acid sequence MQNPFDRSRANACQWSLSHSVPDASVPMPHFEVKTFAFTVSDSVKSSINLSELTAPLVRGDKIYVKINDGPKRLVPLGKGYFDIHFSTEEDMRRIWGGGTCTLVSGIFCLSEWKPNFKPSDVMPQTHAQVTPHRHRSSPPYGDSSSVGTPLQLDRTAKESHFGYYSRVLVDVDLAIDLPTSVMVENESFCFPVEIRFLRHILIGTRNNAKLCVSCQEYREIHCTSNEGDDLSIIQNGVVEVNKVVDEQTVTNTVIQEPLIQADMVVSTSQIVTNLVDNNPYVALVNEAFERVAIEHIKCLANIVMNEPSVPKDLEPIMKHATLGNPQSSSLQLEDQSASHLGKGIINQLDDGDDGLGANKLNCKFSSNKLSR; translated from the exons CCTCTGTTCCTATGCCTCATTTTGAAGTCAAGACCTTTGCCTTCACCGTTTCTGACTCCGTCAAGTCTTCCATCAACCTCAGTGAATTGACAGCCCCATTGGTTCGTGGGGATAAGATCTATGTCAAGATTAATGACG GGCCCAAGCGTTTAGTTCCTCTCGGAAAGGGTTATTTTGATATTCACTTTAGCACTGAAGAGGACATGCGACGCATCTGGGGAGGGGGTACATGCACTCTTGTTAGTGGCATCTTTTGTCTCTCTGAATGGAAGCCGAACTTCAAGCCTAGTGATGTCATGCCCCAAACTCATGCGCAG gtcacaCCTCACCGGCATAGATCCTCACCTCCTTATGGAGATAGCTCGAGTGTAGGTACTCCTTTACAACTTGATAGGACAGCGAAGGAAAGTCATTTTGGTTACTACTCTCGTGTCTTAGTTGATGTGGATTTAGCTATTGATCTCCCTACCTCGGTTATGGTTGAAAATGAGTCTTTTTGTTTTCCAGTGGAGATTCG GTTCCTAAGACACATTCTCATCGGGACAAGAAACAATGCAAAGTTATGCGTCAGCTGTCAGGAGTATAGAGAAATTCATTGTACTTCCAATGAAGGGGATGATCTTTCAATTATTCAAAATGGTGTAGTTGAGGTGAATAAGGTTGTTGATGAACAAACTGTTACTAACACCGTTATTCAGGAGCCTTTGATTCAAGCAGATATGGTGGTTAGTACATCACAAATTGTAACGAATCTAGTTGACAACAACCCGTATGTTGCTTTGGTTAATGAAGCCTTTGAAAGGGTTGCTATTGAGCATATTAAATGCTTAGCTAATATTGTAATGAATGAGCCTAGTGTTCCTAAAGACTTAGAGCCCATCATGAAGCATGCTACTCTAGGAAATCCACAAAGTTCTTCCCTACAGTTAGAGGATCAAAGTGCTAGCCATCTTGGCAAGGGAATTATTAATCAGCTTGATGATGGCGATGATGGTTTAGGAGCCAACAAACTCAATTGCAAGTTCAGTTCCAACAAACTCTCTAGGTAA
- the LOC133734522 gene encoding uncharacterized protein LOC133734522, whose product MAGDDIFSETPNGGSGTSGTSSDESANPLFLHHSDHPGLILVSKKLTGDNYNSWCRAMRISLSAKNKTGFITGAIKEPSAIKKPEEHALWQRCNDMVLSWILNSLEPDLADSVLSCTTPHAIWEDLRERFALGNAPRIFQVQRDIYKIEQGQLSIAAYYTKLKALWDELASYNTVENCTCGAQNDRTKLMQFLMGLNESYAGTRGQILLMNPLPSVRQAYASVTQEEKQRELGVAALAPSNAAAMAIRNYPRPGLIPRRNPGNQGSSSRNRTPVQCTYCDKFYHTEETCHRKHGFPPGHRLYKRYPQQGNRPPPHNDASVNHVDCTPSFKELQATLPNLTEDQYTQVIAALNPKPPTPQANAASATEFASGFGYEDDDWCG is encoded by the exons ATGGCTGGAGACGATATATTTTCTGAAACTCCCAATGGTGGCAGCGGCACCAGCGGCACCTCCTCTGATGAATCTGCAAATCCGCTTTTCCTCCATCATTCAGACCATCCCGGTCTCATCCTTGTCTCCAAGAAATTGACAGGAGACAATTACAACTCATGGTGTCGTGCCATGAGGATCTCCTTGAGTGCGAAGAATAAGACCGGATTCATCACCGGTGCAATCAAAGAACCATCTGCAATCAAGAAACCAGAGGAGCATGCTCTATGGCAGCGATGCAACGACATGGTCTTGTCCTGGATTCTCAATTCTCTTGAACCAGACCTTGCTGACTCGGTTCTCTCCTGCACAACACCTCATGCAATTTGGGAGGACCTTAGGGAACGCTTTGCCTTGGGAAACGCCCCACGTATCTTCCAGGTTCAAAGAGACATCTACAAGATTGAACAAGGCCAATTGTCAATCGCTGCTTATTATACCAAGTTGAAAGCACTTTGGGATGAACTTGCCTCATACAATACAGTGGAGAATTGCACTTGTGGGGCACAGAATGACCGCACCAAACTCATGCAATTCCTTATGGGCTTGAATGAATCGTATGCAGGTACTCGTGGTCAAATTTTACTAATGAATCCATTACCTTCTGTGAGACAGGCCTATGCTTCAGTAACTCAGGAAGAGAAGCAGCGAGAACTTGGCGTTGCTGCCCTTGCTCCATCCAATGCAGCAGCAATGGCCATTCGTAACTATCCCAGGCCAGGATTGATACCTCGTCGCAATCCTGGCAATCAAGGCAGCAGTTCTCGCAATCGCACTCCAGTTCAATGCACCTATTGTGACAAATTTTATCATACTGAGGAGACTTGTCACAGGAAACATGGCTTTCCACCTGGTCATCGGCTCTATAAACGCTATCCACAACAAGGAAATCGACCTCCACCACACAATGATGCCTCTGTTAATCATGTTGATTGCACACCTTCATTTAAGGAGCTGCAAGCCACACTTCCCAACCTGACTGAAGATCAATACACTCAGGTTATTGCTGCATTGAATCCGAAGCCGCCAACTCCTCAGGCTAATGCCGCTTCTGCTACAGAGTTTGCTTCAG GATTTGGCTACGAGGATGATGATTGGTGTGGGTAA
- the LOC133734525 gene encoding peroxidase A2-like produces the protein MSTFSYVAAAIVLFTIVLGNSNAQLSSTFYDTTCPNVSSVVRNVVEQAQQNDIRIGAKLIRVHFHDCFVNGCDASLLLDDADDIDSEKNATPNLSTAGYPVIDDIKTALENVCPGVVSCADIVALASQILVSENGGPTWEVQLGRRDSRTANRAGTTAIPSPFETLAQITKKFTDAGLDSTDLVALSGAHTFGRAQCSTFVHRLYNFSGTGNPDPSLDTTYLETLRQTCPEGGNGGTLANLDPSTPNGFDNNYFTNLQNKQGLLQTDQELFSTSGADTISIVDRFANSQSDFFDTFAKSMINMGNIKPLTGSDGEIRSDCKRVN, from the exons ATGTCTACTTTTTCATATGTTGCAGCAGCAATTGTTCTCTTTACCATTGTGTTGGGCAACTCCAATGCTCAGCTTAGCTCCACTTTTTACGACACAACGTGCCCTAATGTGTCAAGCGTGGTTCGTAATGTGGTGGAGCAAGCTCAACAGAATGATATTCGTATTGGCGCCAAACTCATCCGGGTTCACTTCCACGACTGCTTCGTCAAT GGGTGTGATGCATCACTTTTGCTCGACGATGCAGACGACATAGACAGCGAAAAAAATGCAACTCCGAATCTATCCACAGCTGGATATCCTGTGATTGATGACATCAAAACTGCACTCGAGAATGTTTGCCCTGGTGTTGTCTCCTGTGCTGATATTGTAGCTCTTGCTTCTCAGATACTCGTTTCTGAG AATGGAGGACCAACTTGGGAAGTTCAATTGGGAAGAAGAGACAGTAGGACAGCCAACCGGGCTGGTACTACTGCCATTCCAAGCCCTTTTGAAACCCTTGCGCAAATTACCAAAAAGTTCACTGATGCAGGACTTGATTCCACAGATCTCGTTGCTTTGTCAG GTGCTCATACATTTGGCCGGGCACAGTGTTCAACATTCGTCCACCGCCTATACAATTTCAGTGGTACGGGGAACCCCGACCCGAGCCTGGACACAACCTACTTGGAAACCCTACGCCAAACATGCCCCGAAGGCGGCAATGGAGGTACATTGGCCAACCTTGATCCTTCTACACCCAATGGCTTCGACAACAACTACTTCACAAACCTTCAGAACAAGCAGGGGCTTCTCCAGACGGATCAGGAGCTGTTTTCGACCAGTGGAGCCGACACTATTTCCATTGTGGACCGGTTTGCTAATAGCCAAAGCGACTTCTTTGACACTTTTGCTAAGTCCATGATCAATATGGGAAATATAAAACCTTTGACGGGCAGTGATGGAGAGATAAGGTCTGATTGTAAAAGAGTTAACTAA
- the LOC133734519 gene encoding disease resistance protein RPV1-like, giving the protein MTTQFGSSSSSSSSTIQPSFSSSCATIQSWTYHVFLSFRGEDTRNTFTGHLHNNLVQKGIKTFIDDGLTRGEEISSALFKAIDESKISVIVFSESYASSKWCLEELVKIMHCNESKQQIVYPIFYKVDPSDVRNQEGSFGQALAHHDNLEKVAGWKTALTKAGNLSGWHFSHGGHESKFIHKIVEEISQQVLNFTYLNGDKYLVGIESRLKHMEKLLCDGESDVRMIGIWGIGGLGKTTIAKTVYNIISHKFEGSCFLENVRERSLKYGGLQELQKFLLSKTLGLRDLEVNSLDEGSIMIKEILSHRRVFLVLDDVNDLDQLKSLVGKSNWFGSGSRIIITTRDKHLLHDVNHIYQVEKLSHSEALELFNFNAFKGKGHMGDYVELIDNVICYAEGLPLVVEVMGSYLRGRSTDTWKDALESCKRDPKFQQVLKLSYDALEPSMKEVFLHIACFFKGKNKNYVMDILEGCDLRPKHSIEVLIEKALISITEANGVWMHDVLEEMGKEIVCQESSEPGKRSRLWLYEDVYHVFVHNTGTSKVKGIMVLKGVPDQQIPLNKKSFLKLNGLQILIICGDVFYGDHVDYLPNDLRLLNWKDCQLQYFPSDFYPRKLAALKMDFSEISSPWSVLKGGFLRQMTRICTSPLGRRLQNMRNLKSVDLGNCNGATPFSYFSRLPNLEELKIRDSKKVKKFEIVEEMKSLKRLDLSRTAIRELPSSTIRCLINLEELTLSYCHKLKHVPCSIFELQHLELLDLSYCKKLVTFPTKSGFSTGSTSLQDKHYTPLFVKLNNCGRLVEIAEIPRERYDLDASGCYGLQKISKLSNILEGKESKLTPFMDLLNCYELTGNLARDVAKVKKNFPDNSRSTALWFLVFSCRQSECQVFFNGPPYKFGIPEWFTWRRDFDMEGLQGCEEFRIDFPGNFKWEDKGLAFCAQTVDNDHQRWAMRSCFRIVTIYVNGVCITEVYLMTGWSVWGYLPFDTIIERLSESGSPPPSVCLVKIEFKTRDVWSNEIKDEGPPMQSCGVHVVMPEDEGQFVLSLSTPSVKQGKPYLHHIQ; this is encoded by the exons ATGACCACTCAATTTgggtcctcttcttcttcctcttctagTACCATTCAGccctctttctcttcctcttgtGCTACCATTCAGTCATGGACATACCATGTCTTTTTGAGTTTTAGAGGAGAGGATACGCGCAACACTTTTACAGGCCATTTGCACAACAATTTGGTTCAGAAGGGAATTAAAACCTTCATAGATGATGGCCTTAcaagaggagaagaaatatcAAGCGCACTTTTTAAAGCAATTGACGAGTCAAAAATTTCTGTCATTGTGTTCTCTGAAAGTTATGCTTCCTCAAAATGGTGTTTAGAAGAACTTGTGAAGATCATGCATTGTAATGAATCGAAGCAACAAATTGTATACCCTATTTTTTACAAGGTAGATCCATCAGATGTACGAAACCAAGAGGGTAGTTTTGGTCAGGCACTTGCTCATCATGATAACTTGGAGAAGGTGGCAGGATGGAAGACGGCTCTTACAAAAGCAGGAAATCTTTCTGGGTGGCATTTCTCACACGGAGG GCATGAATCTAAATTCATTCATAAAATTGTTGAAGAGATCTCACAACAAGTTTTAAATTTTACATATTTGAATGGGGACAAATACTTAGTTGGAATAGAGTCTCGTTTAAAACATATGGAAAAGCTTTTATGTGATGGAGAAAGTGACGTACGAATGATAGGGATATGGGGCATTGGTGGATTAGGCAAAACAACAATTGCAAAGACTGTTTATAATATAATTTCCCATAAATTTGAAGGCAgttgttttttggaaaatgttAGAGAAAGATCGTTGAAATATGGAGGCCTACAAGAACTACAGAAGTTTCTTCTTTCTAAGACTCTAGGGTTGAGAGACTTAGAGGTAAATAGTCTTGACGAAGGAAGCATCATGATAAAAGAAATATTAAGCCATAGGAGAGTTTTCTtagttcttgatgatgtgaatgATTTGGACCAGTTAAAAAGTTTAGTCGGAAAGTCTAATTGGTTTGGTTCTGGTAGTAGAATAATCATAACAACACGAGATAAGCACTTGCTACATGATGTTAATCACATATACCAAGTGGAGAAGTTAAGTCACAGTGAAGCTTTGGAGCTCTTCAACTTTAATGCATTCAAAGGAAAAGGACATATGGGTGATTACGTTGAACTCATAGATAATGTAATATGCTATGCTGAAGGGCTTCCTCTAGTTGTAGAAGTTATGGGTTCATATCTACGTGGTAGAAGTACAGACACGTGGAAAGATGCATTAGAGTCTTGCAAAAGAGATCCTAAGTTTCAACAAGTGCTCAAATTAAGTTATGATGCACTTGAACCTTcgatgaaggaagtttttcttcacattgcatgtttctttaaaGGTAAAAATAAGAACTATGTGATGGACATATTAGAAGGATGTGACCTACGACCTAAACACAGCATTGAAGTACTCATAGAAAAGGCCCTCATAAGCATTactgaagcaaatggtgtttgGATGCACGATGTGCTAGAAGAAATGGGCAAAGAAATAGTTTGTCAAGAGTCATCAGAGCCAGGAAAACGTAGCAGATTGTGGTTGTACGAAGATGTTTATCACGTTTTTGTGCACAACACT GGAACAAGCAAAGTTAAAGGGATCATGGTTCTGAAAGGCGTACCAGATCAACAAATACCCTTGAATAAGAAAAGCTTCTTAAAGTTAAACGGTCTTCAAATTCTTATAATTTGTGGTGATGTATTCTATGGAGATCATGTGGATTACCTTCCCAATGATTTGAGACTCTTAAACTGGAAGGATTGTCAGTTACAATATTTTCCATCAGATTTTTATCCTAGGAAACTTGCTGCACTCAAGATGGATTTCAGTGAGATATCATCACCATGGAGTGTACTTAAG ggaGGTTTTCTACGTCAAATGACTCGGATCTGCACATCACCATTGGGGAGGAGACTACAG AATATGCGCAATTTGAAATCAGTCGATTTGGGAAATTGCAATGGTGCAACACCGTTTTCCTACTTCTCTAGATTGCCAAACTTAGAGGAGTTGAAAATAAGAGACAGTAAAAAAGTTAAGAAGTTTGAAATTGTGGAAGAGATGAAATCCTTGAAAAGGTTGGATCTAAGCCGTACTGCAATCAGAGAATTGCCTTCATCAACAATCAGATGTCTCATTAATCTGGAAGAGTTAACTTTATCATATTGCCATAAACTTAAACATGTGCCGTGCAGCATTTTTGAGTTGCAACATCTAGAGCTTTTGGATCTCTCTTATTGTAAAAAGCTGGTAACATTTCCAACAAAGTCAGGGTTTTCAACGGGATCGACCAGTTTACAGGACAAGCATTATACTCCATTATTCGTCAAATTGAACAATTGCGGGCGTCTTGTAGAAATTGCAGAAATTCCGCGAGAAAGATATGACCTAGATGCGAGTGGCTGCTATGGATtgcaaaaaatttcaaaattgtcAAACATTTTGGAAGGTAAAGAGTCAAAATTGACCCCTTTTATGGACTTGCTTAATTGCTACGAACTAACCGGCAATCTGGCTCGTGACGTGGCAAAGGTGAAAAAGAATTTTCCGGATAATTCCAGGTCAACAGCTCTGTGGTTTCTCGTTTTCTCATGTCGGCAATCTGAGTGTCAGGTTTTCTTTAACGGCCCGCCTTACAAATTTGGGATTCCGGAGTGGTTCACTTGGCGCAGGGATTTCGATATGGAAGGACTTCAAGGATGTGAAGAATTTAGAATTGATTTTCCTGGAAATTTCAAATGGGAGGACAAAGGATTGGCTTTCTGTGCTCAAACTGTTGATAACGATCACCAGCGCTGGGCTATGAGATCATGTTTCAGAATAGTCACAATCTACGTTAACGGTGTATGCATCACTGAAGTATACCTAATGACGGGATGGTCCGTGTGGGGATACTTGCCATTCGATACTATAATAGAACGGCTGAGTGAGAGTGGGTCACCACCACCTTCCGTGTGTCTGGTTAAGATTGAATTTAAAACCCGCGATGTATGGTCTAACGAGATTAAGGACGAAGGGCCCCCGATGCAAAGCTGCGGAGTCCACGTTGTAATGCCAGAGGATGAAGGCCAATTTGTTTTGAGCTTATCGACCCCTTCAGTCA AACAAGGCAAGCCATACCTCCACCATATACAGTAA